In the genome of Nymphaea colorata isolate Beijing-Zhang1983 chromosome 9, ASM883128v2, whole genome shotgun sequence, one region contains:
- the LOC116261380 gene encoding uncharacterized protein LOC116261380: MGKKKKFIDKKSSATYRLLFRDSSDPSAGVCEGAAAERVFVRVDRNPLPSRSLLDADDDGEPNPDLEPADDSIFADADDDEDEVDVGGELGNSAGESRQSGAGLRPSGKTGVLQEEVRKEILELGFPDDGYNYLVHLKEIRHAGGGSAFFPNSKARLDRLPSDVKAYDASKLPMQPESAHIDSLYTVASKTHSVKVQKAVDPDIAALLDDDDISRFESSGEELEEDFVLLANQPEEGEKQVTEDKKVALSANPSYASSMRDETRATSATSSLSAVEKPRVRRLIDEQFDLLALREYGSDTDDSEEYDIDAAGDGDLLAAKLNQALKDHVMDDLDILNKYEAPRSSEPQDLALDQDLELDPAADVKKKCAEYAEMYANESIENTETVFVEESSSDESEKWDCETIISTYSNLDNHPGRIGEPEAPRRGVERASRGLQSSRPLISLRGKNMIPVDFLPFKRGSTTTSDKAKAEAVVAINDKKGRSQRVETKEEKKERKAAVKEERREARRAKKEFKGIYKGEAKLAQRVAALSGPSAIRLM, encoded by the exons atggggaagaagaagaagttcaTCGACAAGAAGAGCTCTGCGACGTACCGCCTCCTCTTCCGGGACTCCTCCGACCCCAGTGCCGGCGTCTGCGAAGGAGCCGCCGCCGAGCGCGTCTTCGTCAGGGTCGACCGCAACCCTCTCCCCTCCCGTTCTCTCCTGGATGCAGACGATGACGGTGAGCCCAATCCGGACCTCGAACCCGCGGACGATTCAATTTTCGCCGACGCGGATGATGACGAAGACGAGGTTGACGTCGGAGGGGAATTGGGGAATTCTGCTGGGGAATCTCGGCAATCCGGTGCAGGATTGCGACCGTCGGGTAAAACGGGAGTCTTACAGGAGGAAGTGAGGAAGGAGATCCTGGAGCTAGGGTTTCCCGACGATGGGTATAATTACCTCGTCCACTTGAAGGAAATCAGGCACGCTGGGGGCGGCTCGGCGTTCTTCCCCAATTCGAAGGCGAGGCTTGATAGGCTGCCGAGCGACGTGAAG gCATATGATGCGTCCAAATTGCCCATGCAACCAGAGAGTGCACATATTGATTCTCTATACACTGTGGCTTCGAAAACACACAGCGTGAAAGTTCAGAAAGCTGTTGATCCTGATATAGCTGCTCTTCTCGATGATGACGACATTTCGCGATTTGAATCAAGTGGGGAGGAACTTGAGGAAGATTTTGTGTTGCTGGCCAATCAGCCCGAAGAAGGCGAAAAACAAGTAACTGAAGACAAGAAGGTCGCTTTGAGTGCAAACCCCAGTTATGCTTCTTCCATGCGAGACGAGACGAGGGCCACTTCTGCCACTTCTAGTCTTTCAGCGGTTGAGAAGCCCAGAGTTCGTCGGCTTATTGACGAGCAATTTGACCTG CTAGCTCTGAGGGAATATGGCAGTGATACCGATGATTCCGAGGAATATGATATTGACGCTGCAGGAGATGGTGATTTGCTTGCAGCTAAGCTTAATCAGGCTCTTAAGGATCATGTAATGGATGACTTGGACATTCTGAACAAGTATGAAGCCCCTAGGAGTTCTGAGCCTCAGGATTTAGCACTTGACCAAGATTTAGAACTTGATCCTGCAGCTGATGTGAAGAAGAAGTGTGCAGAATATGCTGAGATGTACGCCAATGAAAGCATAGAAAACACTGAGACTGTCTTTGTTGAGGAGAGCAGCAGTGATGAATCTGAAAAGTGGGACTGTGAGACGATCATTTCTACATACTCAAATCTTGACAACCATCCTGGAAGAATTGGGGAGCCAGAAGCTCCCAGGAGAGGTGTTGAGCGTGCTTCTAGGGGTTTGCAATCAAGCAGGCCTCTGATTTCTCTTCGTGGAAAGAATATGATCCCTGTGGATTTCTTGCCTTTCAAGAGAGGAAGCACCACGACCTCTGACAAGGCAAAGGCAGAGGCAGTTGTGGCGATAAATGACAAGAAGGGAAGAAGTCAACGGGTTGAGaccaaagaggaaaagaaggaaagaaag GCTGCTGTGAAAGAAGAACGACGAGAAGCACGGAGAGCAAAGAAGGAATTCAAGGGCATATACAAGGGAGAAGCAAAGCTTGCCCAACGCGTTGCTGCTCTTTCCGGTCCTAGTGCCATTCGTCTCATGTGA
- the LOC116260691 gene encoding trihelix transcription factor GT-2-like, translating into MQPGYGIPELQQFMVDGSALFTLSNDLNPSSQQKHPHHLQLQQQHQQQQQQQQQQNRGYQYHHQFQPFLEFQSLQQPARWLHPPPPPSSPPQPPPPPPPPHLVLESQPDNPPSRLLPFISSFRPLVDTSEPGCSRERHHFPDEDVSLADEAADRRWPREEGAARSPTNSVRGPVWRLSDSIHNINSRAAATTTTNNSTKRYRKGGEENEPPESKSSSTTSYRMFSELEAIYNVGFSGDLQAGSGSALTGDNPPPPMAKPSMVPEMAAAHVDFASETSADEEGSLKKIQNVQQQQQHQQQKAKKKKRKKQQQKLASIAAFFERLVNQIMEHQEALHRRFMEVMERRDRERQSREEEWRRQEAARLTREKSLRAQEEAAAASREAAIVTFLEKITGETLRLPKREAGSHESGAQPEASDTDRRNDGSEGGNNQNSNNSIRRWPKSEVNALIKVRSGFERRFQEPGLKGPLWEEVSSAMAALGYERSAKRCKEKWENINKYFRKAKNTGKRRPGQRSKTCPYFHQLDLLYTGKASSGDENLAAGGPPSRSELLDAIFPVEGGRNDKEAEPSNFGLITRQTARKMGRNIKKLGLLNCSAKDQNIDQDEEEGREGEDDEQEGDGDEEEEEEEEEEAEEEEEEEEGEEGEKRNEEGENAQSASFMELVHNLTANSAGTTATATFQDDDGSGGGRAKNIDFSMRPSTSRLI; encoded by the exons atgcaacctGGGTATGGAATTCCAGAGTTGCAGCAATTCATGGTGGATGGTTCTGCTCTTTTCACTCTCTCCAATGACCTGAACCCGTCATCTCAACAGAAGCATCCCCACCACCTGCAGCTTCAGCAGCaacatcagcagcagcagcagcagcagcagcagcagaacaGAGGGTATCAATACCACCACCAGTTTCAGCCGTTTCTCGAGTTTCAGAGCTTGCAGCAGCCAGCAAGGTGGTTGCaccctccaccaccaccatcatcgcCGCCACAGCCTCCGCCACCGCCGCCACCGCCACATTTGGTTCTCGAGTCCCAGCCGGACAACCCTCCCTCCCGTCTCCTTCCTTTCATATCCAGCTTCCGCCCTCTTGTGGACACAAGCGAGCCCGGCTGCAGCCGAGAGAGGCACCATTTTCCGGACGAAGATGTCTCCCTTGCCGATGAGGCCGCCGATCGAAGATGGCCGAGAGAGGAAGGAGCTGCGAGAAGCCCTACCAATTCCGTCAGAGGACCAGTCTG GAGGCTTTCAGATTCGATCCACAACATTAACTCCAGAGCTGCTGCCACCACCACGACCAACAACAGTACCAAGAGATACAGGAAGGGTGGAGAAGAAAACGAGCCGCCGGAAAGCAAAAGCAGCAGCACAACCAGCTACCGCATGTTCAGCGAGCTCGAGGCCATCTACAACGTTGGCTTCTCAGGGGACCTTCAAGCAGGCTCTGGCTCGGCCCTCACTGGAGACAACCCTCCCCCTCCCATGGCGAAGCCGAGCATGGTGCCGGAAATGGCGGCTGCACACGTCGACTTCGCGTCCGAGACGTCTGCAGACGAGGAGGGGTCCCTTAAGAAGATACAGAACgttcagcagcagcagcagcatcagCAGCAgaaggcaaagaagaagaagaggaagaagcagcagcagaagtTGGCATCGATAGCTGCCTTCTTCGAGAGGCTTGTGAACCAAATCATGGAGCACCAGGAGGCGCTGCACCGCCGGTTCATGGAGGTCATGGAAAGGAGGGACCGGGAGCGGCAGAGCCGTGAGGAGGAGTGGCGGCGGCAGGAGGCGGCGAGGCTCACCCGCGAGAAATCGCTGAGGGCTCAGGAGGAGGCCGCGGCGGCGTCGCGGGAGGCTGCCATCGTGACCTTCCTCGAAAAAATCACCGGAGAGACGCTGCGGCTGCCCAAGAGGGAAGCCGGCAGCCATGAGAGCGGCGCTCAGCCCGAGGCCTCAGACACTGACCGCCGCAATGACGGCAGCGAGGGAGGCAATAACCAGAACAGCAACAACAGCATCAGGAGGTGGCCCAAGTCAGAGGTGAACGCTTTGATCAAGGTGAGAAGTGGGTTTGAGCGGAGGTTCCAGGAGCCCGGCCTAAAGGGACCGCTGTGGGAGGAGGTCAGCTCGGCCATGGCGGCCTTGGGCTACGAAAGGAGCGCCAAGAGGTGCAAGGAGAAGTGGGAAAACATCAACAAGTACTTCAGGAAGGCTAAGAACACCGGCAAGCGGCGACCAGGCCAGCGCTCCAAGACCTGCCCCTACTTCCACCAATTGGACCTGCTCTACACCGGCAAGGCCTCCTCCGGGGATGAGAACCTCGCCGCCGGTGGACCGCCGTCAAGGTCCGAGCTCCTGGACGCAATATTCCCCGTCGAGGGTGGCCGGAACGATAAGGAGGCGGAGCCTAGTAACTTTGGCCTTATTACTAGGCAGACGGCCAGGAAAATGGGAAGAAACATTAAGAAGTTGGGACTGTTGAACTGCAGTGCGAAGGATCAGAACATTGATCAGGACGAAGAAGAAGGTAGGGAAGGGGAAGACGATGAGCAAGAAGGGGATGGtgatgaggaagaggaggaggaggaagaagaagaggccgaggaggaggaagaggaagaggagggcgaagaaggagagaagagaaacgAGGAGGGGGAGAACGCGCAGTCTGCTTCATTCATGGAGCTTGTTCATAACCTAACTGCTAATTCTGCGGGCACCACGGCCACCGCCACCTTCCAAGACGACGATGGTAGTGGTGGTGGTAGAGCAAAGAATATAGATTTCTCTATGCGCCCCTCTACGTCAAGGTTGATCTAA
- the LOC126410403 gene encoding zinc finger protein ZAT3-like, producing MNPFEQQRQPSLESVIATPLDQYEEPKKRKKRKRSEFPRPATTGKQFCQWDIVESSATEETKPAKRPYRQKAIGIASGDPAGGLAVHPCTECGKRFWSWKALFGHMRCHPERQWRGINPPPNIRRPAPATQPEPSVSQVGGEEEEVARCLVMLSTTSSADAGAGPRAPIPDDGLLLSLTLDPPQPSCRFECCTCNKVFGSHQALGGHRATHKNVKGCFARHGENEHGEKMIHDDGGGDDHYGVDHIRKMKVMCQHRCSECLKVFPSEQALDRHKRCHLVGNEPRQHCDDQQSNNGKSCVLDLNLPAPVDMEEGCSRDLVLDLKLGCGSQVGEWLG from the coding sequence ATGAATCCTTTTGAACAGCAGAGACAACCCAGCCTAGAGAGCGTGATCGCCACACCGCTTGATCAATACGAAGAACCCAAGAagcggaagaagagaaagagatcggAATTCCCTCGACCCGCTACCACCGGCAAGCAATTCTGCCAGTGGGATATCGTAGAAAGCTCCGCCACCGAAGAGACAAAGCCCGCGAAGCGGCCGTACAGGCAGAAAGCGATCGGCATCGCCAGCGGGGATCCAGCAGGGGGATTGGCAGTTCATCCGTGTACAGAGTGCGGCAAGCGGTTCTGGTCATGGAAGGCGCTGTTCGGGCACATGCGATGCCACCCAGAGCGGCAATGGCGTGGTATCAACCCCCCGCCGAACATCCGGCGGCCGGCACCGGCCACACAGCCAGAGCCCTCCGTTTCTCAAGTTGGGGGCGAGGAAGAAGAGGTTGCAAGGTGCCTGGTCATGCTCTCAACTACCTCTTCTGCTGATGCTGGTGCTGGGCCTCGTGCGCCGATCCCCGATGATGGACTGCTCCTATCCCTCACCCTGGACCCACCTCAGCCCAGTTGCCGATTCGAGTGCTGCACTTGTAACAAGGTTTTTGGGTCCCACCAAGCGCTGGGTGGGCACAGGGCCACCCACAAGAATGTCAAGGGTTGCTTTGCCAGGCATGGTGAGAATGAACATGGTGAGAAAATGATTCATGACGATGGCGGTGGTGATGACCATTATGGGGTTGATCATATTAGGAAGATGAAGGTAATGTGTCAACATAGGTGTAGTGAGTGCTTGAAGGTGTTCCCTAGTGAGCAGGCTCTTGATAGGCATAAGAGGTGCCACTTGGTTGGCAATGAACCGCGGCAGCACTGTGATGACCAACAATCAAATAATGGAAAAAGTTGTgttctggatctgaatctgcCTGCTCCTGTTGATATGGAAGAAGGTTGCAGTCGTGATCTTGTTTTAGATCTTAAGTTGGGGTGTGGATCACAAGTTGGTGAGTGGCTTGGATAG
- the LOC116261078 gene encoding uncharacterized protein LOC116261078 isoform X1, with amino-acid sequence MVALRDAQNKHDNLFLKPLADSSLQKHGEIARLSAPRKGNLTCSDPECQQSACCSCSKGTFVYAYGKPKARPFDLNVSNDESLSLDAPSEEKNSGSPYTRPHKGTSNQIAIFGSASSASTQTCSPHGHLVSHKLNTGSTLREMSNTTVCPTAVDSQEMFVQHWKQRFIRLQAFLKQCDECEEYIHMLRSLSAVGRSRHASHLEERAVHLLLEEGRELHRMKTLNIFGKLQAYSEK; translated from the exons ATGGTGGCATTAAGAGATGCACAGAACAAACATGACAATTTGTTTCTGAAACCTCTGGCAGATTCATCCTTACAAAAACATGGAGAAATTGCAAGGCTTTCTGCACCCAGAAAAGGGAATCTTACGTGCTCAGATCCTGAATGCCAACAATCAGCATGCTGCAGCTGTTCAAAAGGGACCTTTGTGTATGCCTATGGGAAACCAAAGGCACGACCATTCGACTTAAATGTTTCTAACGATGAAAGCTTAAGTTTAGATGCTCCTAGTGAAGAGAAAAATTCAGGCAGCCCGTATACTCGGCCACATAAAGGGACGAGTAATCAAATTGCAATATTTGGCTCAGCTTCTTCGGCTTCCACTCAGACTTGCTCGCCGCATGGTCATTTAGTTTCCCATAAGCTGAACACCGGGTCAACCTTAAGAGAAATGAGCAATACTACCGTGTGTCCCACGGCAGTTGATTCTCAGGAGATGTTTGTCCAGCACTGGAAGCAGCGATTTATTCGCCTGCAGGCATTCTTGAAGCAATGTGATGAATGCGAGGAATATATTCACA TGTTACGATCCCTATCAGCAGTTGGTCGAAGTAGACATGCTTCTCATCTGGAGGAAAGGGCAGTCCATCTTTTGTTAGAGGAAG GCAGAGAATTACATCGTATGAAGACCCTGAATATTTTCGGAAAGTTACAGGCATATtcagaaaaatga
- the LOC116261078 gene encoding uncharacterized protein LOC116261078 isoform X2, producing the protein MVALRDAQNKHDNLFLKPLADSSLQKHGEIARLSAPRKGNLTCSDPECQQSACCSCSKGTFVYAYGKPKARPFDLNVSNDESLSLDAPSEEKNSGSPYTRPHKGTSNQIAIFGSASSASTQTCSPHGHLVSHKLNTGSTLREMSNTTVCPTAVDSQEMFVQHWKQRFIRLQAFLKQCDECEEYIHMLRSLSAVGRSRHASHLEERAVHLLLEEENYIV; encoded by the exons ATGGTGGCATTAAGAGATGCACAGAACAAACATGACAATTTGTTTCTGAAACCTCTGGCAGATTCATCCTTACAAAAACATGGAGAAATTGCAAGGCTTTCTGCACCCAGAAAAGGGAATCTTACGTGCTCAGATCCTGAATGCCAACAATCAGCATGCTGCAGCTGTTCAAAAGGGACCTTTGTGTATGCCTATGGGAAACCAAAGGCACGACCATTCGACTTAAATGTTTCTAACGATGAAAGCTTAAGTTTAGATGCTCCTAGTGAAGAGAAAAATTCAGGCAGCCCGTATACTCGGCCACATAAAGGGACGAGTAATCAAATTGCAATATTTGGCTCAGCTTCTTCGGCTTCCACTCAGACTTGCTCGCCGCATGGTCATTTAGTTTCCCATAAGCTGAACACCGGGTCAACCTTAAGAGAAATGAGCAATACTACCGTGTGTCCCACGGCAGTTGATTCTCAGGAGATGTTTGTCCAGCACTGGAAGCAGCGATTTATTCGCCTGCAGGCATTCTTGAAGCAATGTGATGAATGCGAGGAATATATTCACA TGTTACGATCCCTATCAGCAGTTGGTCGAAGTAGACATGCTTCTCATCTGGAGGAAAGGGCAGTCCATCTTTTGTTAGAGGAAG AGAATTACATCGTATGA